One genomic region from Saprospiraceae bacterium encodes:
- the bla gene encoding class A beta-lactamase, subclass A2, which produces MKSIFTTIFLISLCTTYSLGQDDLLLNQLVLICQDKKATIGFAIQALEQEGTITYNDHIHYPMQSVYKFHLALAVLNQVDRGKWDIDQKIWISKKDLLPDTWSPLRDKYPNGELYLPLREILTYTVAQSDNNGCDILFRLIGGPAKVNKYIHSLGIKDIAIKATEEQMHKKYKAQFANWTTPTAAIEALKIFDNKLILSPTTKNFLWNTMVKTTTGPNKLKGLLPHDAIVGHKTGYSGTNDQGITAASNDIGIMVLPNGKKISLAVFVTQSSENEATNDRIMAEVAEAVWNHFVNYQ; this is translated from the coding sequence ATGAAATCTATCTTCACCACTATTTTTCTGATATCTTTATGCACCACTTATAGTCTGGGACAGGATGATCTTTTGCTCAATCAATTAGTCCTTATCTGCCAGGATAAAAAAGCGACCATAGGATTTGCCATTCAAGCATTGGAACAGGAGGGCACCATCACGTATAATGATCATATACACTATCCAATGCAAAGTGTATATAAATTTCATTTAGCCTTGGCGGTCTTGAATCAGGTAGATCGTGGAAAATGGGACATAGATCAAAAAATTTGGATATCGAAGAAAGATTTATTGCCTGATACCTGGAGCCCATTACGCGATAAATATCCTAACGGTGAGCTCTATCTTCCACTTCGTGAAATCCTCACCTATACCGTTGCCCAAAGTGATAATAATGGTTGTGATATCTTGTTCAGGTTGATAGGTGGTCCTGCCAAAGTCAACAAATATATTCATTCTCTTGGCATCAAGGATATAGCTATCAAAGCCACTGAAGAGCAAATGCATAAAAAGTATAAAGCCCAATTTGCCAACTGGACCACTCCGACAGCAGCGATCGAAGCATTAAAAATATTCGACAATAAGCTCATCCTATCTCCGACTACAAAGAATTTTCTTTGGAATACCATGGTAAAGACCACCACGGGACCTAATAAACTAAAAGGACTTCTTCCTCATGATGCCATCGTGGGTCATAAAACCGGATACTCCGGCACCAATGATCAAGGCATCACTGCAGCATCCAATGACATTGGCATCATGGTACTACCCAATGGCAAAAAAATATCACTGGCGGTTTTTGTGACCCAGTCATCAGAAAATGAGGCTACCAATGACAGGATTATGGCAGAGGTGGCAGAGGCCGTCTGGAACCACTTTGTGAATTATCAATAA
- a CDS encoding MFS transporter: MINKNRLFMASCFALITTAFAFAIRAGIMNDLSSAFSLSDTQLGWINFMGAFGFPIATLVGGPLYNSIGPKRLGWVAFFCHLLGITFSILSHSFMPLFLSTFFVSFGNGMVEAAYNPMISDMYEDNKATMLNRFHVWFPGGLAIGSLVALFIANMGGTWQMKIAVMYIPLAIYGFLFYGQQFPKTANEMDKASTASNMKAIFSSPLYLFMLACMVLTATTELGTQSWVERILGATGAQPLVVLFLVTGLMAIGRLFAGPIIHRLSIPGVLLGSAIVSLAGIYLMSVASGGMVYLAAIMFAIGVCFFWPNMISFVAVYLPKTGALGMSLIGGVGMVGLAICQPIIGKWLDTEKAQAVASGLTGDAMELAAGRATLDNIAWFPMILIIAFGLLYFFRDKYSAGVKASH, encoded by the coding sequence ATGATCAATAAAAATCGATTATTCATGGCAAGTTGTTTTGCCTTGATCACTACTGCATTCGCTTTTGCCATTCGCGCGGGTATCATGAATGACCTGTCCAGTGCTTTCAGCTTGTCGGATACTCAACTTGGATGGATAAACTTTATGGGTGCTTTTGGCTTTCCGATAGCGACCCTGGTAGGCGGTCCATTATACAATTCTATCGGGCCAAAGAGGCTTGGGTGGGTAGCATTCTTCTGTCATTTATTAGGGATTACTTTTAGTATCCTGTCACATAGTTTTATGCCTTTATTTCTCTCCACCTTTTTTGTCAGTTTTGGTAACGGTATGGTAGAAGCTGCATACAACCCGATGATCTCTGACATGTATGAAGACAATAAAGCTACCATGCTCAATCGATTCCATGTATGGTTTCCAGGAGGTCTTGCCATCGGATCTTTGGTAGCATTGTTTATAGCCAATATGGGCGGTACCTGGCAGATGAAAATCGCTGTCATGTATATTCCTTTGGCTATATATGGATTTTTGTTTTATGGTCAGCAGTTTCCAAAGACTGCCAATGAGATGGACAAAGCGAGTACTGCTTCGAACATGAAAGCTATATTTTCATCCCCATTGTATTTGTTTATGCTGGCTTGTATGGTACTTACCGCCACCACAGAGCTCGGTACTCAATCGTGGGTGGAGCGTATCCTTGGTGCTACTGGTGCTCAGCCTTTAGTGGTATTATTTCTTGTGACCGGCTTGATGGCTATCGGCCGATTATTTGCAGGTCCTATCATCCACAGATTAAGCATACCTGGTGTTTTACTGGGTTCAGCTATTGTATCTTTAGCAGGCATCTATCTTATGAGCGTAGCTTCTGGTGGAATGGTGTATTTGGCAGCGATCATGTTTGCCATCGGGGTATGTTTTTTCTGGCCCAATATGATATCCTTTGTAGCTGTTTATTTGCCAAAAACAGGAGCTTTGGGAATGTCACTCATCGGTGGAGTAGGGATGGTAGGTTTGGCCATATGTCAGCCTATCATTGGAAAGTGGCTAGATACTGAAAAGGCCCAGGCAGTCGCTAGTGGTCTGACCGGTGATGCTATGGAGCTTGCTGCAGGAAGAGCTACTCTGGATAATATTGCCTGGTTTCCGATGATCCTCATTATTGCATTCGGTCTGCTGTATTTCTTTAGAGATAAGTATTCAGCCGGAGTAAAGGCATCCCATTAA
- a CDS encoding DUF202 domain-containing protein, translating to MEDKQLNLQNKDLILRERLAIERTTMANDTTLLAFIRTALYFYVAGLSINQLLRVQYGLILEVGFGVIALIILIVGIFKYRQQNAKLRESEKQIGNYKL from the coding sequence ATGGAAGACAAACAACTAAACCTTCAAAATAAAGACCTCATCCTGAGAGAACGATTGGCCATTGAACGGACTACTATGGCCAACGATACTACATTGCTGGCTTTCATAAGAACTGCCTTATATTTTTATGTAGCAGGACTAAGCATCAACCAATTGCTCAGGGTTCAATACGGATTGATACTGGAGGTTGGTTTTGGGGTCATCGCTTTAATCATTCTCATCGTAGGCATCTTCAAATATAGACAGCAAAATGCCAAACTCAGAGAAAGTGAAAAACAGATTGGCAATTATAAATTATAA
- a CDS encoding bifunctional aldolase/short-chain dehydrogenase translates to MLNQSSFRHVSYLWEETKALALKDEVDLFIYRSNLLGADLRLTNYGGGNTSVKIQDKDPLTGDPVEVMWIKGSGGDIGTLKKSGCAALYLDRLLALERVYRGLEHEDEMVALFNHCIFDLNSKAPSIDTPLHGFLPFKHIDHLHPDAAIAIAAAKDGKKITEDLFGGSIGWVDWQRPGFDLGLKLRSCLEDSLAQGIQLKGIMLGSHGLFTWGDTSYESYINTLEVIEACAIYLENNMGHPRPVFGGMKMHSLNGIDRHTQAAAIAPILRGLCSSHKPMIGHYSDDARILEFVNSHDLERLAPMGTSCPDHFLRTKISPLILPLAPDADLTNPEEIKKELLPGFEEYRNMYAAYYHACAHVDSPAMRDPNPVVLLYPGIGMFTFAKDKTTARLASEYYINAVNVMKGAEAVSAYTALPRQEAFDIEYWLLEEAKLKRMPKPKALSGKIALITGSAGGIGKAIAKKFAEEGACILLNDIHSGRLDETKEEFVKLFGKDVIDATLMDVTSEASIELAFEQLALKFGGIDIIVNNAGISLSKSITDHTVKDWDKIYDILVKGQFLVSKEAIKVMKKQNIGGDILNIVSKNAVVAGPNNTAYGSAKSAQGHLSRLLAAELGPDRIRVNMINPDAVIAGSNIWSGGWAEGRAKAYGITVEELPAYYAKRTLLNEIILPEDIANAAFAFVSGLLNKTTGNALNVDGGIAMGFYR, encoded by the coding sequence ATGCTCAATCAATCAAGTTTTCGACATGTGAGTTACCTATGGGAAGAAACCAAAGCGTTGGCTCTAAAAGATGAAGTAGATCTTTTTATCTATCGATCCAATCTGCTGGGTGCTGATCTGCGATTGACCAATTATGGAGGTGGTAATACATCGGTAAAAATCCAGGACAAGGACCCATTGACCGGAGATCCTGTCGAAGTGATGTGGATCAAAGGTTCTGGTGGTGATATCGGCACCTTAAAAAAATCTGGATGTGCTGCTCTATACCTGGACAGACTTCTGGCTCTGGAGCGGGTATATCGTGGACTGGAGCATGAAGACGAAATGGTAGCACTGTTCAACCATTGTATATTTGATCTTAACTCTAAGGCACCGTCTATTGATACTCCACTCCACGGATTTCTGCCATTTAAGCACATCGATCATCTGCATCCTGATGCTGCCATCGCCATAGCAGCAGCAAAAGACGGCAAAAAGATCACCGAAGATTTATTTGGTGGAAGCATCGGTTGGGTGGATTGGCAACGACCCGGCTTCGACTTGGGTCTGAAGCTCAGATCATGCCTGGAAGATAGTCTTGCCCAGGGGATCCAACTTAAAGGCATCATGTTGGGTTCCCATGGATTATTTACCTGGGGAGATACTTCGTATGAGAGTTATATCAATACCCTGGAGGTGATAGAGGCTTGTGCCATATATTTAGAAAATAACATGGGCCATCCCCGGCCTGTCTTTGGAGGCATGAAAATGCACTCGCTGAATGGGATCGACCGACATACACAGGCGGCGGCTATCGCTCCCATCCTTCGGGGACTCTGTTCGTCACACAAACCCATGATAGGACACTATTCAGATGATGCCAGAATATTGGAATTTGTCAATTCCCATGATTTGGAAAGGTTAGCCCCGATGGGCACTTCCTGCCCTGATCATTTTCTGCGCACCAAAATAAGCCCACTCATATTGCCATTGGCACCGGATGCAGACCTCACTAACCCTGAAGAGATAAAAAAAGAATTATTGCCTGGTTTTGAGGAATATCGCAACATGTATGCGGCATATTATCATGCCTGTGCTCATGTAGATAGCCCTGCTATGAGGGACCCCAATCCTGTGGTGTTATTATATCCGGGCATCGGTATGTTTACATTTGCTAAAGACAAAACCACTGCCCGGCTTGCCAGCGAGTATTATATCAATGCTGTTAACGTGATGAAGGGGGCTGAGGCAGTCTCAGCGTATACGGCACTACCTCGCCAGGAAGCTTTTGATATCGAATACTGGCTTTTGGAAGAGGCCAAATTGAAACGGATGCCTAAACCAAAAGCCTTGTCAGGCAAAATAGCCTTAATCACCGGATCGGCAGGAGGTATTGGCAAAGCGATTGCCAAAAAATTTGCCGAAGAAGGGGCTTGTATATTACTTAATGATATCCATTCCGGTAGATTGGATGAAACAAAAGAGGAATTTGTCAAACTTTTTGGCAAAGATGTGATCGATGCCACCCTGATGGATGTCACCAGCGAAGCATCTATTGAGCTGGCATTTGAACAGTTGGCTTTAAAATTTGGAGGCATCGATATCATCGTCAACAATGCTGGCATCAGTCTCTCTAAGTCAATCACTGATCACACAGTAAAAGACTGGGATAAAATCTATGATATCCTGGTGAAAGGCCAGTTTTTGGTATCCAAAGAAGCGATTAAGGTCATGAAAAAGCAAAATATTGGTGGAGACATCCTCAATATCGTGTCTAAAAATGCCGTCGTAGCAGGGCCAAACAATACTGCATACGGATCTGCTAAATCAGCGCAGGGCCATCTCTCCCGTCTACTCGCTGCAGAATTAGGACCGGACAGAATCAGAGTCAATATGATCAATCCAGATGCTGTAATCGCTGGCAGCAATATCTGGTCGGGTGGTTGGGCTGAAGGACGGGCGAAGGCTTATGGCATTACAGTAGAAGAACTGCCTGCCTACTATGCCAAGCGAACCTTACTCAATGAAATCATCCTGCCGGAGGATATAGCCAATGCAGCCTTTGCTTTTGTAAGCGGTCTGCTCAATAAAACTACTGGTAATGCCCTGAATGTAGATGGAGGCATTGCTATGGGCTTTTATCGTTGA